The following proteins are co-located in the Trichomycterus rosablanca isolate fTriRos1 chromosome 14, fTriRos1.hap1, whole genome shotgun sequence genome:
- the LOC134327045 gene encoding uncharacterized protein LOC134327045, translated as MQRDVTCHRQAVRKAASKNIVSKEDQKNFRREVRLILPAKIKSLKKGSVESLHQVFGLLTGYFVSMSGHRAGVLKNLKVEEVRNAEVDGKHVTIDVEDHAQLSLTLSELQWFDGLLSVRDQFVGSESPYFFFNSVGGRCEKVLSYFKTEWTRMGFGGSFTFRHLRTSMVHHTKNLTPHKRLSIHRAMCHSEAVASKFYVPLNTVQEAAGVRRLQEGEEEPEDRPHCSSSRPSSSRPSTLRSLRQEFGESGTVDTDSSGEDTRRPEEEKSSSEEVQGSKRKHVRRAILDTSSESDEPFVLRMPRKSSPHPGYDILGGGPSLEHNYVGTPVKVSQDAMKAITESGKPTVRLSMLVLTSSSSSDKEEQVEEMPLEPSATF; from the exons ATGCAACGCGATGTGACTTGTCACCGTCAAGCAGTCCGTAAAGCTGCCTCCA AAAACATCGTGTCCAAGGAGGATCAGAAGAACTTCCGCAGGGAGGTTCGTCTGATCCTCCCCGCCAAGATCA AGTCTCTAAAAAAAGGTTCAGTCGAGAGCCTTCACCAGGTGTTCGGCTTGTTGACCGGATACTTTGTATCCATGTCCGGTCATCGGGCCGGAGTCTTGAAGAACCTGAAGGTGGAAGAAGTACGGAACGCTGAGGTGGACGGGAAACACGTGACCATCGAT GTGGAAGACCACGCCCAGCTGAGCCTGACACTGTCCGAGCTCCAGTGGTTCGATGGGCTGCTCAGTGTCCGTGACCAGTTCGTCGGCAGTGAGTCCCCGTACTTCTTCTTTAACTCGGTCGGCGGGAGGTGCGAGAAGGTCCTCAGCTACTTCAAGACTGAGTGGACACGGATGGGGTTTGGAGGCAGTTTTACCTTCCGCCATCTTCGTACCTCCATGGTGCACCAC ACAAAGAACCTGACTCCACACAAAAGGCTGTCCATACACCGGGCGATGTGCCATTCCGAGGCAGTCGCCTCCAAATTCTATGTGCCGCTGAACACGGTACAGGAGGCCGCTGGTGTTCGCAGATTGCAGGAGGGAGAGGAGGAGCCCGAAGACCGCCCCCACTGCAGCAGCAGCCGCCCCAGCAGCAGCCGCCCCAGTACCCTCCGCAGCCTCCGCCAGGAATTCGGCGAGTCAGGGACTGTCGACACCGACTCTTCTGGAGAGGACACCAGACGACCTGAGGAGGAAAAGTCCTCTTCAGAAGAGGTTCAAGGTTCCAAGCGCAAGCACGTGAGACGTGCCATCCTGGACACTTCATCAGAGTCGGATGAACCCTTCGTCTTGAGGATGCCCAGGAAGTCTAGTCCTCACCCG GGTTACGACATCTTGGGAGGTGGGCCCTCTCTGGAACACAACTACGTCGGGACTCCAGTGAAGGTAAGTCAGGATGCAATGAAGGCGATCACCGAATCCGGCAAGCCCACCGTTCGACTGAGCATGCTGGTGCTCACGTCCTCTTCTTCCTCGGACAAAGAAGAACAAGTGGAGGAAATGCCCCTCGAGCCCAGTGCCACGTTTTag